A region from the Triticum urartu cultivar G1812 chromosome 1, Tu2.1, whole genome shotgun sequence genome encodes:
- the LOC125523256 gene encoding uncharacterized protein LOC125523256: MPQSPLSRPCSTFAPSCPRFTAYATAAAICKEPPSGSRASPPPALCTMLSHRPIVALCRAVVACRSHRGRSSFTDLRRAGREPPWPHGLTSLPPLFYARAGVHPRPARSRLAAFHAPQLILRIHTAA; the protein is encoded by the exons ATGCCACAGTCGCCGTTGAGCCGCCCTTGCTCGACCTTTGCTCCGAGCTGCCCCCGCTTCACAGCGTACGCCACAGCTGCCGCCATCTGCAAAGAGCCGCCGTCCGGATCTCGGGCCTCACCTCCGCCGGCCCTCTGCACCATGCTAAGTCACCGACCTATTGTGGCCCTGTGCCGAGCCGTCGTGGCCTGCCGGAGCCACCGTGGCCGGTCTAGCTTCACCGATCTCCGTCGGGCCGGCCGTGAGCCACCGTGGCCGCACGGCCTCACCTCGCTGCCTCCGCTCTTCTATGCCCGCGCAGGCGTACATCCGCGTCCGGCGCGTTCCCGCCTTGCCGCGTTCCACGCGCCGCAGCTGATCCTGCGCATCCACACTGCCG CTTGA